In a single window of the Luteibaculum oceani genome:
- a CDS encoding DUF6122 family protein: protein MLATLIHYFLHLLFPGILARIFWSKIWKNAWLILLSTMLVDLDHLLASPIFDPNRCSINFHPLHSYYAFPIYVILFLLPKTRLIGLGLSLHMLTDGLDCFLQGL from the coding sequence GTGCTCGCTACCCTTATTCACTACTTTCTTCACCTGTTATTTCCTGGAATTCTAGCAAGAATTTTCTGGTCCAAAATCTGGAAAAATGCGTGGTTAATATTGCTTTCAACCATGCTGGTAGATTTAGACCACCTACTCGCTTCACCCATTTTCGATCCAAACCGTTGTTCTATAAATTTTCATCCCTTACATAGCTACTATGCATTTCCTATTTATGTTATTCTTTTCCTACTTCCTAAAACTCGATTAATTGGCCTAGGCTTGTCGCTACACATGTTAACCGATGGCTTAGATTGTTTCTTGCAGGGGCTTTAA